From the Sphingomonas mesophila genome, one window contains:
- a CDS encoding A24 family peptidase, with amino-acid sequence MNDTITLALMALLAVMLLVAAVIDVRTFTIANGLNLAIAALGLAYWWSIGLPLWPDGAIRAGIALAVFAILAITFMIGMMGGGDVKLAAALALWFTPFETVRFLVYMSIAGGLLTLIVILAHRRWPNWQVDDEGKPKAKAEVPYGVAIAAGALIVLAQRFLNHFA; translated from the coding sequence ATGAACGACACGATAACCCTCGCGCTGATGGCGCTGCTCGCCGTGATGCTGCTGGTCGCCGCGGTGATCGACGTGCGCACGTTCACCATCGCCAACGGACTCAACCTCGCGATCGCCGCGCTCGGCCTTGCGTACTGGTGGTCGATCGGCCTCCCGCTGTGGCCCGACGGAGCGATTCGCGCCGGCATCGCGCTGGCCGTGTTCGCGATCCTCGCCATCACCTTCATGATCGGCATGATGGGCGGCGGTGACGTCAAGCTCGCCGCCGCTCTGGCATTGTGGTTCACGCCGTTCGAGACGGTCCGCTTTCTCGTCTACATGTCGATCGCGGGTGGGCTTCTCACGCTGATCGTCATCCTCGCCCACCGCCGCTGGCCAAATTGGCAGGTCGATGACGAGGGCAAACCCAAGGCCAAAGCCGAGGTGCCGTACGGAGTCGCGATCGCGGCCGGCGCACTGATCGTTCTCGCCCAACGGTTTCTTAACCATTTTGCCTGA
- a CDS encoding NAD(P)/FAD-dependent oxidoreductase: MEAFDIVIAGGGIAGASLAARLAGERRVLLLESEDMCGRHSTGRSAAFWQASLGGASPERRLSLLSKPMFDAGWPGSDVPLLRRRGAVHLTGPCGERFGAEDDLAGEDRPEHIDRAALDALIPGLRAQWTGAYFEASCADIDVAAFHAACLAAARRAGAVIATDRPLRSATHDGAQWIVDGAACAPVLVNAAGAWGDELAGRCGVAPLGLVPMRRTVVQLRIGRSGLRDLPFVTDLHASFYFKGEGDNSVWVCPLDETPTEPCDTAAEEIDVATAVDRFEQAVDWPVEAVERKWAGLRTFAPDRRMVFGFDPATPGFFWCVGQGGMGIQTAPAASLLCARVIAGEPLGKELAGVTAGDFVPRR, encoded by the coding sequence ATGGAGGCGTTCGACATCGTCATCGCCGGCGGCGGAATCGCCGGAGCGAGCCTCGCCGCGCGGCTGGCCGGCGAACGGCGCGTGCTGCTGCTCGAGAGCGAGGACATGTGCGGCCGCCACTCGACCGGGCGCTCGGCGGCGTTCTGGCAGGCGAGCCTCGGCGGCGCCTCGCCCGAGCGGCGGCTGAGCCTGCTGTCCAAGCCGATGTTCGACGCCGGCTGGCCTGGGAGCGACGTGCCGCTGCTGCGTCGGCGCGGCGCGGTCCACCTGACCGGGCCGTGCGGCGAGCGCTTCGGCGCCGAGGACGATCTGGCGGGCGAGGACCGGCCCGAGCATATCGACCGGGCCGCGCTCGACGCACTTATTCCGGGGCTCCGCGCGCAGTGGACCGGTGCCTATTTCGAAGCGAGCTGCGCCGACATCGACGTCGCCGCCTTCCACGCCGCCTGCCTGGCCGCGGCGCGGCGAGCGGGTGCGGTGATCGCCACGGATCGGCCGCTGCGCAGCGCGACGCATGATGGGGCGCAGTGGATCGTCGATGGCGCGGCTTGCGCGCCGGTCCTGGTCAACGCCGCCGGGGCGTGGGGCGACGAACTTGCCGGGCGCTGCGGAGTCGCGCCGCTCGGGCTGGTGCCGATGCGCCGGACGGTGGTGCAGCTGCGGATCGGCCGCTCGGGCCTCAGGGATCTGCCGTTCGTGACCGATCTCCACGCCAGCTTTTATTTCAAGGGCGAGGGCGACAACAGCGTGTGGGTCTGCCCGCTCGACGAAACTCCGACCGAGCCGTGCGACACCGCGGCCGAGGAAATCGATGTGGCGACCGCAGTCGACCGGTTCGAGCAGGCGGTTGACTGGCCGGTCGAGGCGGTCGAGCGCAAATGGGCCGGGTTGCGGACGTTCGCGCCGGACCGGCGAATGGTGTTCGGCTTCGATCCGGCCACGCCGGGCTTCTTCTGGTGCGTCGGCCAGGGCGGGATGGGCATCCAGACCGCGCCTGCAGCGTCATTGCTGTGCGCGCGCGTGATCGCAGGCGAGCCGCTCGGGAAGGAATTGGCCGGCGTCACTGCCGGCGACTTCGTGCCGCGCCGTTAG
- the rnhA gene encoding ribonuclease HI, with amino-acid sequence MDELPKVEIFTDGACKGNPGPGGWGAILRSAGGKEREISGGEKPTTNNRMELMAAIEALNALKRPCRVELHTDSVYLRDGITKWIHGWRRNGWRTADRKPVKNAELWQALLDAAEPHRVAWHWVKAHNGHAENERADALACAEADKRR; translated from the coding sequence GTGGACGAGCTTCCCAAGGTCGAGATTTTCACCGACGGCGCGTGCAAGGGCAATCCCGGACCGGGCGGCTGGGGCGCGATCCTGCGCTCGGCCGGCGGCAAGGAGCGCGAGATTTCGGGCGGCGAAAAGCCGACTACCAACAACCGCATGGAGCTGATGGCCGCGATCGAGGCGCTGAATGCCCTAAAGCGGCCGTGCCGGGTCGAGCTGCACACCGACAGCGTCTATCTGCGCGACGGCATCACCAAGTGGATCCACGGCTGGCGCCGCAACGGCTGGCGGACTGCGGACAGGAAGCCGGTCAAGAATGCCGAACTGTGGCAGGCGCTGCTCGATGCCGCCGAGCCGCACCGGGTCGCCTGGCATTGGGTCAAGGCGCACAACGGCCATGCCGAGAACGAGCGCGCCGACGCCCTCGCCTGCGCCGAGGCCGACAAGCGGCGCTAA
- the ispH gene encoding 4-hydroxy-3-methylbut-2-enyl diphosphate reductase: MARMTGPKPLLEVLIASPRGFCAGVDRAIKIVELAIERHGPPVYVRHEIVHNRTVVDQLRGLGAVFVEELDEVPDGRPVVFSAHGVPKVVPLAAMARGLDFHDATCPLVSKVHRQAQRLLEDDRHILFIGHAGHPEVIGTMGQVPDGAISLIETIDDVAAFDPAGRERLAFLTQTTLSVDDTAEIIAALQARFPTIRGPKAEDICYATSNRQAAVKEIAPRCDKMLVIGAPTSSNSLRLVEVAERLGVPARLVERAADIDWDWFGAPRVLGITAGASAPEVLVAEVLEALHQRFEVRASEAAHIEEKMVFKLPRELVA; the protein is encoded by the coding sequence ATGGCACGCATGACCGGCCCCAAGCCCCTGCTCGAAGTGCTGATCGCCAGCCCACGCGGTTTTTGCGCCGGCGTCGATCGCGCGATCAAGATTGTCGAACTGGCGATCGAGCGCCACGGCCCGCCGGTCTATGTGCGCCACGAGATCGTTCACAACCGCACCGTGGTCGATCAGCTGCGCGGCCTCGGCGCGGTATTCGTCGAGGAGCTCGACGAGGTCCCCGACGGCCGCCCGGTGGTATTCAGCGCCCACGGCGTACCCAAGGTCGTGCCGCTGGCGGCGATGGCCCGCGGCCTCGACTTCCACGACGCTACCTGCCCGCTGGTCAGCAAGGTCCACCGCCAGGCCCAGCGGCTGCTCGAGGACGACCGGCACATCCTGTTCATCGGCCATGCTGGCCACCCCGAGGTGATCGGCACGATGGGCCAGGTCCCCGACGGCGCGATCAGCCTGATCGAGACTATCGACGACGTTGCCGCCTTCGATCCCGCCGGCCGCGAGCGGCTCGCCTTCCTCACCCAGACCACCTTGTCGGTCGACGACACGGCCGAGATCATCGCCGCTCTCCAGGCGCGTTTCCCGACCATTCGCGGGCCCAAGGCGGAGGACATTTGCTACGCCACCTCCAACCGCCAAGCGGCGGTCAAGGAGATCGCGCCGCGCTGCGACAAGATGCTGGTAATCGGCGCCCCGACCAGCAGCAATTCGCTGCGCCTGGTCGAGGTCGCCGAGCGCCTCGGCGTTCCGGCCCGGCTGGTCGAGCGCGCCGCCGACATCGACTGGGACTGGTTCGGTGCGCCGCGCGTGCTCGGCATCACGGCGGGCGCGTCCGCGCCCGAGGTGCTGGTCGCCGAAGTGCTCGAGGCGCTTCATCAGCGGTTCGAGGTGCGCGCCAGCGAGGCGGCGCACATCGAGGAAAAGATGGTCTTCAAACTGCCGCGTGAGCTGGTCGCCTAG
- the gcvT gene encoding glycine cleavage system aminomethyltransferase GcvT, whose product MSRIVYNGPTDDHQARGTPYSGDPDGGEGVASDPLRTLALDGWHRARGARMVPFAGYEMPVQYDGVIAEHQWTRQHAGLFDVSHMGQLLFYGERADAALETLLPGELRMLKDGRLRYSLLLDDNGGIVDDLMATRRGDHFYVVVNGATKHDDIAEFERRLPRGVVLDHMKEQALLALQGPEAVAVLEGLAPGVSELSFMQGAMFRVAGQPAWISRSGYTGEDGFEISVDGAVVSKVADALAADERVRPVGLGARDSLRLEAGLPLYGHDLDRETTPVMAGLEFAIGKRRRAEGGFAGAGRILGEIENGTVTKRVGLLVDGRQPVREGAMVLDREANEVGKVTSGTFSPTLGRPIAMAYVPAAMAEPGSQIKLGQRGKLFQAEVTQMPFVPHKYYRKTAGSVTQ is encoded by the coding sequence ATGAGCCGGATTGTCTACAACGGCCCGACCGACGACCATCAGGCGCGCGGCACGCCCTACAGCGGCGATCCCGACGGCGGCGAGGGCGTGGCTTCGGATCCGCTGCGCACGCTGGCGCTCGACGGCTGGCACCGCGCGCGGGGCGCGCGGATGGTGCCGTTCGCAGGCTATGAGATGCCGGTTCAGTATGACGGCGTGATCGCCGAGCACCAGTGGACCCGCCAGCACGCCGGCCTGTTCGACGTCAGCCACATGGGGCAATTGCTGTTCTACGGCGAGCGCGCCGACGCGGCGCTCGAGACGCTGCTGCCAGGCGAATTGCGGATGCTGAAGGATGGGCGGCTGCGCTATTCGCTGCTGCTCGACGACAATGGTGGGATCGTCGACGATCTGATGGCAACGAGGCGCGGCGACCATTTCTACGTGGTGGTCAACGGCGCGACCAAGCATGACGACATCGCCGAGTTCGAGCGCCGCCTGCCGCGCGGGGTGGTGCTCGACCATATGAAGGAGCAGGCGCTGCTCGCGCTTCAGGGTCCCGAGGCGGTGGCGGTGCTGGAAGGTCTGGCGCCGGGAGTGAGCGAGCTAAGCTTTATGCAGGGGGCGATGTTCCGGGTCGCTGGCCAGCCGGCGTGGATCAGCCGCTCGGGCTATACCGGTGAGGACGGGTTCGAGATCAGTGTGGACGGTGCAGTGGTTTCCAAGGTGGCCGATGCGCTGGCCGCCGACGAGCGGGTCAGGCCTGTTGGATTAGGGGCGCGCGACTCGCTTCGGCTCGAGGCCGGACTGCCGCTCTACGGTCACGATCTCGACCGCGAGACGACGCCGGTGATGGCGGGGCTGGAGTTCGCGATCGGCAAAAGGCGGCGGGCCGAAGGCGGGTTCGCGGGGGCGGGCCGGATCCTCGGCGAAATCGAGAATGGAACGGTCACGAAACGGGTTGGCCTGTTGGTCGACGGGCGCCAGCCGGTGCGCGAGGGGGCGATGGTGCTCGACCGCGAGGCCAACGAGGTCGGCAAGGTCACCAGCGGCACCTTCTCGCCGACGCTCGGGCGGCCGATCGCGATGGCCTATGTGCCCGCCGCGATGGCGGAGCCGGGAAGCCAAATTAAGCTCGGCCAGCGCGGCAAGCTGTTCCAGGCGGAAGTCACGCAAATGCCGTTCGTTCCGCACAAATATTATCGCAAAACCGCAGGGAGTGTGACGCAATGA
- the gcvH gene encoding glycine cleavage system protein GcvH, whose protein sequence is MSLFFTSEHEWIRLDGDIATVGISTHAQEALGDIVFAEVPESGRALNKGDEAAVVESVKAASDVYAPVAGEVIEGNPALADNPGLVNSDPEGEGWFFKLKVADCSELDGLMDEAAYREWVKTL, encoded by the coding sequence ATGAGCCTGTTTTTCACCAGCGAGCACGAATGGATCCGGCTGGACGGCGACATCGCCACGGTCGGCATTTCGACCCACGCGCAGGAGGCGCTCGGCGACATCGTGTTTGCCGAGGTGCCGGAGAGCGGCCGCGCACTCAACAAGGGCGACGAGGCGGCGGTGGTCGAATCGGTCAAGGCGGCGAGCGACGTCTATGCGCCGGTCGCGGGCGAAGTGATCGAGGGCAATCCGGCGCTGGCCGACAATCCGGGGCTGGTGAACAGCGACCCCGAAGGCGAGGGCTGGTTCTTCAAGCTCAAGGTCGCGGATTGTTCCGAGCTCGACGGGTTGATGGACGAGGCGGCCTATCGCGAATGGGTGAAGACACTCTGA
- a CDS encoding class I SAM-dependent methyltransferase, with amino-acid sequence MGEDTLILLPTSTSQWDAADYARVGGFVPALGMAALELLDPQPGESILDIGCGDGTLSEEIRTRGAEVVGIDNSLSMIAAARARGLDARLMDAAELKFSESFDAAFSNATLHWILAKDRAARAIWFALKFGGRFCGEMGGEGNLAVLREALDDVLVLRGFGPPTYAANWYPSVEEFTEVYEGAGFTEVDARLIERPTQLEHGVAAWVLTFRAGWLDRAGVPEDERQGIADAVADRVGSDMADYVRLRFTMRKPK; translated from the coding sequence ATGGGTGAAGACACTCTGATCCTGCTCCCCACCTCGACCAGCCAGTGGGATGCGGCGGATTATGCCCGGGTCGGCGGGTTCGTGCCGGCGCTGGGCATGGCCGCGCTCGAGCTGCTCGACCCGCAGCCCGGCGAGTCGATCCTCGACATCGGCTGCGGCGACGGCACGCTGAGCGAGGAAATCCGTACGCGCGGGGCCGAGGTGGTGGGGATCGACAACAGCCTGTCGATGATCGCCGCGGCGCGGGCGCGTGGGCTCGACGCGCGGCTGATGGACGCGGCGGAGCTGAAATTCTCTGAAAGCTTCGACGCGGCGTTCTCCAACGCAACGCTGCACTGGATCCTGGCCAAGGATCGCGCCGCGCGGGCGATCTGGTTCGCGCTCAAGTTCGGCGGGCGGTTCTGCGGGGAGATGGGCGGCGAGGGCAATCTGGCGGTGTTGCGCGAGGCGCTCGACGACGTGCTCGTGCTGCGCGGCTTCGGGCCGCCGACCTATGCCGCCAACTGGTATCCGTCGGTCGAGGAATTCACCGAAGTCTATGAGGGCGCGGGCTTCACCGAAGTCGATGCACGGCTGATCGAGCGGCCGACCCAGCTGGAGCATGGCGTCGCCGCCTGGGTGCTGACCTTCCGCGCCGGCTGGCTCGACCGCGCCGGGGTGCCCGAGGACGAGCGGCAGGGGATCGCAGATGCGGTCGCCGACCGGGTGGGCAGCGACATGGCCGATTATGTGCGGCTGCGATTCACGATGAGGAAGCCGAAGTGA
- the gcvPA gene encoding aminomethyl-transferring glycine dehydrogenase subunit GcvPA: protein MRYLPLSDADRSEMLSVIGASSVDELFRDVPAEARLTGPIEGLPLHASEMAVERHMGALSRKNVAAGDVPFFLGCGAYKHHIPASVDHIIQRGEFLTAYTPYQPEIAQGTLQVLFEFQTQVARLYGCEVANASMYDGSTAMWEAIGMAGRITRRKLAIIHEGVHPHYVAVARTMARFTGDSIADRAPALSADMGVEALIEEIAANEPSCVVVQYPDILGRVADLRPIADACHAKGALLIAVVTEPVALGLLKAPGEMGADIVVGEGQSIGVGLQFGGPYVGLFATREKYVRQMPGRLAGETVDAAGKRGFVLTLSTREQHIRREKATSNICTNSGLCALAFSVHMTLLGEKGLRTLAEINHARAVEAARRLAAIPGVELVNDAFFNEFTLKLPGEARPAVHAMVEKNVLGGVSLGRLYPDEPGLANGLVVAVTEVVSDADVDALEAALREVVS, encoded by the coding sequence ATGAGATATTTGCCGCTGTCCGACGCGGATCGGTCGGAAATGCTGTCGGTGATCGGGGCTTCCTCGGTCGACGAGTTGTTCCGCGATGTGCCGGCGGAGGCCCGGCTAACGGGGCCGATCGAAGGCCTGCCGCTGCATGCCAGCGAGATGGCGGTCGAGCGGCACATGGGGGCGCTGTCGCGCAAGAATGTGGCGGCAGGCGACGTGCCGTTCTTCCTCGGCTGCGGCGCCTACAAGCACCATATCCCGGCGAGCGTCGACCACATCATCCAGCGCGGCGAGTTCCTCACCGCCTACACGCCCTACCAGCCGGAAATCGCGCAGGGCACGCTGCAAGTCTTGTTCGAATTCCAGACCCAGGTCGCACGGCTGTACGGGTGCGAGGTCGCCAACGCCTCGATGTACGACGGCTCGACCGCGATGTGGGAGGCGATCGGCATGGCCGGGCGGATCACGCGCCGCAAGCTGGCGATCATCCACGAGGGCGTACACCCGCATTATGTCGCGGTGGCGCGGACAATGGCCCGATTCACCGGCGATTCGATTGCCGACCGGGCGCCGGCGCTGAGCGCGGACATGGGCGTCGAGGCGCTGATCGAAGAGATCGCGGCCAACGAGCCGAGCTGCGTCGTCGTGCAATATCCCGACATCCTCGGCCGGGTCGCCGACCTTCGGCCGATCGCCGACGCGTGCCATGCCAAGGGGGCGCTGCTCATCGCGGTGGTGACCGAGCCGGTCGCGCTGGGACTGCTCAAGGCGCCGGGCGAGATGGGCGCCGACATCGTCGTCGGCGAGGGCCAGTCGATCGGAGTCGGGCTGCAGTTCGGCGGGCCGTACGTCGGCCTGTTCGCGACTCGCGAGAAATATGTCCGGCAGATGCCCGGGCGGCTGGCCGGCGAGACGGTCGATGCCGCGGGCAAGCGCGGCTTCGTGCTGACCCTGTCGACCCGCGAGCAGCACATCCGCCGCGAGAAGGCGACGAGCAACATCTGCACCAATAGCGGGCTGTGCGCGCTGGCGTTCAGCGTCCACATGACCCTGCTCGGCGAGAAGGGGCTGAGGACGCTGGCCGAAATCAACCATGCGCGGGCCGTCGAGGCCGCCCGGCGGCTCGCGGCGATCCCCGGGGTCGAGCTGGTCAACGACGCCTTCTTCAACGAGTTCACGCTCAAGCTACCCGGCGAGGCACGGCCGGCGGTCCATGCGATGGTCGAAAAGAACGTGCTCGGCGGGGTGTCGCTCGGGCGGCTCTATCCCGATGAGCCGGGGCTGGCCAACGGGCTGGTGGTGGCGGTGACCGAAGTGGTCAGCGATGCGGATGTGGATGCGCTGGAAGCGGCGCTGCGGGAGGTGGTTTCGTGA
- the gcvPB gene encoding aminomethyl-transferring glycine dehydrogenase subunit GcvPB has protein sequence MTLNPSGWRPAAPADVAGEAATVTGNRALMLEEPLIFEIGDEDTTGVDFCLSPLGEMSAQPTEGVDATDTPSGASRHLPQGGGALDGLLRTSPIGLPGLSEPQTVRHYTRLSRQNYAIDLGLFPLGSCTMKHNPRLNEKVARMAGFADVHPLQPRETVQGALEVINELALWLIDLTGMHGVAMSPKAGAHGELCGILCIRAALEARGDARSVVLVPESAHGTNPATAAFAGYKVENIPATREGRVDLAALTARLGPDVAAVMITNPNTCGLFEPEMKAISDAVHAVGGFVYCDGANFNAIVGKVRPGDLGIDAMHINLHKTFSTPHGGGGPGSGPVVLSEALSAFAPLPYTARTADGVVHLIEEEQADRFAREHFGGPLQSFGRMTAFHGQMGMFTRALTYILSHGADGLKQVAEDAVLNANYVLRSLEDLLDAPFAFSGPCMHEAIFSDKGFAEGFSTLDVAKALIDEGFHPMTMYFPLVVHGAMLVEPTETESKANLDQFIAALRSIAERARAGDEGLKAAPVHAPRRRLDETLAARKPVLAYANPVPEGAEGAGAETAAVGGR, from the coding sequence ATGACTCTTAATCCTTCGGGGTGGCGGCCGGCGGCGCCTGCCGATGTTGCCGGCGAGGCGGCGACCGTGACCGGCAATCGGGCGCTGATGCTCGAGGAACCGTTGATCTTCGAGATCGGTGACGAGGACACGACGGGGGTGGATTTCTGCCTCTCCCCATTGGGGGAGATGTCGGCGCAGCCGACAGAGGGGGTGGATGCGACCGATACCCCCTCCGGCGCTTCGCGCCACCTCCCCCAGGGGGGAGGAGCTTTGGATGGCCTTCTGCGCACCTCACCCATTGGCCTGCCGGGGCTGTCCGAGCCGCAGACCGTTCGGCATTACACGCGGCTGAGCCGGCAGAATTATGCGATCGACCTCGGGCTGTTTCCGCTTGGCAGCTGCACGATGAAGCATAATCCGCGCCTCAACGAGAAGGTCGCGCGGATGGCGGGGTTTGCCGATGTCCACCCGCTCCAGCCGCGCGAGACGGTCCAGGGCGCGCTGGAGGTGATCAACGAGCTCGCCCTCTGGCTGATCGATTTGACCGGAATGCACGGCGTGGCGATGAGCCCGAAGGCCGGGGCGCATGGCGAATTGTGCGGGATATTGTGCATTCGCGCCGCGCTCGAGGCGCGCGGCGATGCGCGCTCCGTGGTGCTGGTGCCCGAAAGCGCGCACGGCACCAATCCGGCGACCGCGGCCTTTGCCGGCTACAAGGTGGAGAACATTCCGGCGACCAGGGAAGGCCGGGTCGACCTGGCGGCGCTGACGGCGCGGCTCGGGCCGGACGTCGCGGCGGTGATGATCACCAATCCCAACACCTGCGGGCTGTTCGAGCCGGAGATGAAGGCGATTTCGGACGCGGTCCATGCGGTAGGCGGGTTCGTCTATTGCGATGGGGCCAATTTCAACGCGATCGTCGGCAAGGTTCGGCCGGGCGACCTCGGCATCGACGCGATGCACATCAATTTGCACAAGACCTTTTCGACCCCGCATGGCGGCGGCGGTCCGGGGTCGGGACCGGTGGTGCTGTCCGAGGCGTTGTCGGCGTTCGCTCCGCTGCCCTACACCGCGCGGACCGCGGATGGCGTGGTCCACCTGATCGAGGAGGAGCAGGCCGACAGATTCGCGCGCGAGCACTTCGGCGGGCCGCTGCAGAGCTTTGGGCGGATGACCGCGTTTCACGGCCAGATGGGCATGTTCACGCGCGCGTTGACCTATATATTGAGCCACGGCGCCGACGGGTTGAAGCAGGTCGCCGAGGACGCGGTGCTCAACGCCAATTATGTGCTTCGCAGCCTGGAGGATTTGCTCGACGCGCCGTTCGCCTTCTCGGGGCCGTGCATGCACGAGGCGATCTTCAGCGATAAGGGGTTCGCCGAAGGGTTCTCGACGCTCGACGTGGCGAAAGCGCTGATCGACGAGGGCTTTCACCCGATGACGATGTACTTCCCGCTGGTGGTGCACGGGGCGATGCTGGTCGAACCGACCGAGACCGAGAGCAAGGCCAATCTCGACCAGTTCATCGCCGCGTTGCGCTCGATCGCGGAGAGGGCTCGGGCGGGGGACGAGGGGCTGAAGGCAGCGCCGGTCCATGCGCCGCGGCGGCGGCTCGACGAGACTCTGGCGGCGAGGAAGCCGGTGCTGGCCTATGCCAATCCGGTGCCGGAGGGGGCCGAGGGCGCGGGGGCCGAGACCGCCGCGGTCGGCGGACGCTGA
- a CDS encoding ABA4-like family protein gives MSWDSVFALTNVIALGGWLLLAAGSRGPRTMALVLYAGVGLLCLAYTAAFVATFGGLADPVRLAGAAEPVLSDYSIAGLRALFMSDAGIVIGWTHYLAFDLFVGQWIAKDADHKGFSRPAQLPVLFLTLMAGPVGLLVWLVVRERRARKAA, from the coding sequence ATGAGCTGGGACAGCGTCTTTGCGCTGACCAATGTGATCGCGCTCGGCGGCTGGCTGCTGCTCGCCGCCGGGTCGCGTGGGCCGCGGACGATGGCGCTGGTGCTCTACGCCGGCGTCGGCCTGCTGTGCCTGGCCTATACGGCGGCCTTCGTCGCGACCTTCGGCGGGCTGGCCGATCCGGTGCGGCTCGCCGGCGCGGCGGAGCCGGTCCTCAGCGACTATTCGATCGCCGGGCTTCGCGCTTTGTTCATGAGCGATGCGGGGATCGTCATCGGCTGGACCCATTATCTGGCGTTCGACCTGTTCGTCGGCCAGTGGATCGCCAAGGACGCGGACCACAAGGGCTTCTCGCGGCCGGCGCAACTGCCGGTGCTGTTCCTGACCCTGATGGCGGGGCCGGTCGGGCTGCTGGTGTGGCTGGTGGTGCGCGAGCGGCGGGCGCGCAAGGCGGCGTGA
- a CDS encoding TMEM175 family protein, with product MSSSSARLDNFTDAAFAFAVSLLIIGGGGTPDSTQSLFLALGDLPAFAFGFAILVMFWISHVRWRAIRGDGDTLSVGLTLLLVFLILVYVQPLRSMAAATSHWFTGQGGGFSGEVAPLFTIYGLGFTAMSLVTAALFADALRNRALSEQQRMAVRGDRNIWLIHTVTGLVSVLVSLSRFGELAAVVYASLPVTIGLYSWRYDWSGERRG from the coding sequence GTGAGCTCGAGCAGCGCCCGGCTCGACAATTTCACCGACGCGGCGTTCGCCTTTGCGGTGTCGCTGCTGATCATCGGCGGCGGGGGCACGCCCGACAGCACCCAGTCGCTGTTCCTCGCGCTTGGCGACCTGCCGGCGTTCGCGTTCGGCTTCGCGATCCTCGTCATGTTCTGGATTTCGCACGTGCGCTGGCGGGCGATCCGCGGCGACGGCGATACGCTGTCGGTCGGGCTGACCCTGCTGCTGGTGTTCCTGATCCTGGTCTACGTCCAGCCGCTGCGCTCGATGGCGGCGGCGACGAGCCACTGGTTCACCGGGCAGGGCGGCGGGTTCAGCGGCGAGGTGGCGCCGTTGTTCACCATCTACGGGCTCGGCTTCACGGCCATGTCGCTGGTCACCGCGGCGCTGTTCGCGGACGCGCTGCGCAACAGGGCGCTGAGCGAGCAGCAGCGCATGGCGGTGCGCGGCGACCGCAATATCTGGCTGATCCATACGGTCACCGGCCTGGTATCGGTGCTGGTCTCGCTGAGCCGCTTCGGCGAGCTGGCGGCGGTGGTTTACGCCAGCCTGCCGGTCACCATCGGGCTCTATTCGTGGCGCTACGACTGGAGCGGCGAGCGGCGTGGCTAG
- a CDS encoding DUF938 domain-containing protein, with translation MASLPPYNVGDLGGGERRRAPAAARNVGAIGDVLAEWLPESGLVLEVASGTGEHALAFARRFPALEWQPSDPDPLALESIAAWGRDGPANLLAPVPLDAAAGAWPVERAAAVLNINMVHISPWAAALGLLDGAARALGPDGRLILYGPWFEEAVAPAPSNVAFDLDLKARDPRWGLRTVEAFAAEAATRGFSLAERRTMPANNLMLLFARPDR, from the coding sequence GTGGCTAGCCTGCCGCCGTACAACGTCGGCGACCTCGGCGGGGGCGAGCGGCGGCGGGCGCCGGCGGCGGCGCGCAATGTCGGGGCGATCGGCGATGTGCTGGCCGAGTGGCTCCCGGAGAGCGGGCTGGTGCTCGAGGTGGCGAGCGGGACTGGGGAGCATGCGCTGGCGTTCGCGCGGCGCTTTCCGGCGCTGGAGTGGCAGCCGAGCGATCCCGACCCGCTGGCGCTCGAGTCGATCGCGGCGTGGGGGCGGGACGGGCCCGCGAATTTGCTTGCGCCCGTGCCGCTGGATGCGGCTGCCGGGGCGTGGCCGGTGGAGCGGGCGGCGGCGGTGCTCAACATCAACATGGTGCATATCAGCCCGTGGGCGGCGGCGCTGGGTTTGCTCGACGGGGCGGCGCGGGCGCTCGGGCCGGATGGGCGGCTGATTCTCTACGGACCGTGGTTCGAGGAGGCCGTCGCTCCGGCGCCGTCGAACGTGGCGTTCGACCTTGACCTCAAGGCGCGCGACCCGCGCTGGGGGCTGCGGACGGTGGAGGCATTCGCGGCGGAGGCGGCGACGCGCGGGTTCAGCCTTGCCGAGCGGCGGACGATGCCGGCGAATAATCTGATGCTGCTGTTCGCGCGCCCGGATCGCTGA